The Oceanicaulis sp. nucleotide sequence GTCGATATGCTCTTCCTCGGAGGCGAGGATCTTGTCGAAGATCTGCCGGGAGACGTAATCGCCGACGCTTTCGCAATAGGCGATCGCTTCCTTGTAGATCGGGTGTGCGCGCCGTTCGGCCTCGAGATCGAGCTCCAGGCATTCCTTCAGCGTCTCGCCGATCAGCACCTTGCCGAGGTCCTGCACGTTGGGCAGGCCTTCGAGAAACAGGATGCGCTCGATCAGCGCATCGGCGTGCTTCATCTCGTCGATGGATTCCTCGTATTCGATCTTCGCGATACGATGGAAGCCCCAGTCGCGGAACATGCGGGCGTGCAGGAAGTACTGGTTGACGGTGGTCAGCTCGAGCTTGAGCGCCTTGTTCAGATGCTCGATGACCTTCGGATCGCCCTTCATCGCAGGCCCTTTCTGTTCGGTTCGTCCTTCAGACTTAGCCGCGACCGACCGCCCCGCCAAGCGCACCGGGCCGGTTATCTTCGCAAGCGCGACGCGTTCGCGGCCCGCCGGGCGGAACGCGGCGCAATATGGAGCGTTCGAGCCTCATGCCCCGTGATCACGCCACGCCTGAATCCGCTCTGCCGCCCGCGCTCGCCCGCGCGCGCGGCTGGGCGAGATTGCTCGACGACCGGTTCGAGATCGCCGGCTTCCGCTTCGGCTTCGACGGCATACTGGGCCTCATCCCCGGCGTCGGCGGGCTCGTCACGCTCGCCGGCGGGATCGTCATGCTGACGAGCGCGCACGAGCTCGGCCTGTCCACCGGGGTGAAGCTGAGAATCGCCGGCTACACCGCGCTGGACGCGATCATCGGCGCGGTGCCGCTCATCGGTGACGTGTTCGACTTCGTCTTCAAGGCTCACAAGAAGAGCCTGAACACGATCGAAAAGGCGCTCGCCAGGCAGGCGGGCCGCTAGCCGGCTGCGGCCGGAGCGGCGACCGAAGCGCCGATCATCTTGGCGGCCTCTTCAAAGCAGCGGCCGCATTTGGGCTTCGCGCCGCAGGCCTTGAACACGCCGGGCACGTCGCTTACGCCTTTCTCGGCGGCGGCTTTGACGTCGCGGCAGCGGATGACGTTGCAGACACAGACGATCATGGGCGGGCGTTCCGGTGGTTGGCGGCGCGCGCTGCGATCAGGCGCATCCGCAAATCATTCTCAGAAACTCATATCGCTCTGCTGCGAACGATTGTCAATCGCGCACGGCGCCGGTGCGGCGCCGGGGCGCACCCGCGCCACCCTCCCGGCGCCGTCTCACCCTTTCCGGGCCGCATCGGCGGCCTAGAACTTCTCCCTGACGCCGCGCCAGCGACCTTGGGCGCGCTTGCACGCCCTGCGCCTTTCATGGTGCAATGCAATAAAGTCCGGACAAATAAGACAGGCCGACCGGGCCGGCGAGCCGACGGTGAGGAGACCGCCCGTGCTCAAATTCATCCATGTCGACCAGCGCTATCCCGACAAGCGGGCCCCCGAGGACCGCAAGCGCGATTTCGGCGAGATCTACGCCCCGTTCGATCCCGAGCGCGGCGAGGATCAGGCTGCGCGCTGCTCGCAGTGCGGCGTGCCGTTCTGCCAGACCGGCTGCCCGCTTCAAAACGACATTCCCGACTGGCTGATGCTGGCCGCCGAAGGGCGCATGGAGGAAGCCTACGAGCGCTCCAGCGCGACCTCGACCATGCCCGAAGTGTGCGGCCGCATCTGCCCGCAGGACCGGTTGTGCGAAGGCGCCTGCGTGATCGAACAATCCGGCCACGGCTCGGTGACCATCGGCTCGGTGGAAAGCCACATCACCGAGACCGCATGGAAGGAAGGCTGGGTGAAGCCGATCCGCCCGAAGGCGGAAACCGGGTTCTCTGTCGGCATCATCGGCGCAGGGCCGGCGGGGCTCAGCGCGGCCGAACGCCTGCGCGAGAAGGGCCACGCCGTCACCGTCTACGACCGGCACGACCGGGCGGGCGGGCTTCTGGTCTACGGCATCCCGAACTTCAAGCTCGACAAGACGGTGGTGACGCGCCGGGTGGAGCGGCTGGAAGAAAGCGGCGTGTCGTTCGTCCTGAACTTCGAGGTCGGCAAGGACGCCACGCTTGAAGAGCTGCAGTTCAAGCATGACGCGGTCTATATCGCCGCGGGCGCCTATGCGGCCCGGGCCCTGACCTGCCCTGGCGGGGGCGGGCGCGGCCTGGTCCCGGCGCTGGAATACCTCACCGCCTCGAACCGCCGCGGCTTCGGCGAGGAGGTCGCCGATAACGGCCGGCTGGACGCGAAAGGAAAGCGCGTGGTCGTGATCGGCGGCGGGGACACGGCGATGGACTGCGTGCGCACCGCGATCCGTCAGGGCGCGGACACCGTCGCCTGCCTGTACCGCCGCGACCGGGCGAACATGCCCGGCAGCGCGCGCGAGGTCGTCCACGCCGAGGAAGAAGGCGTCTCGTTCGAATGGCTCTCCGCGCCCGCCGCCATACTGGGCGATGCGGAGACGGCCACCGGCGTGCGCGTTCAGAAGATGGCGCTGGGCGCGCCTGACGCCACCGGCCGCAGAAAGCCCGTGCCTCAGCCCGGCGAGGAGCAGGACTACGCCGCGGACATGGTCGTCGCGGCCCTGGGCTTCGAGCCTGAGAACTTTCCTCAAGCCTTCACTGCGGAGGCGCTGGAGATGAACGCGCGCGGCACGCTGCGCGTCACCGAAGGCTGCCGCACCTCGATCCCCGGCGTCTACGCCGGCGGCGACGCGGTGCGCGGCGCCTCGCTGGTGGTCTGGGCGATCAAGGACGGCCAGGACGCGGCGAAGACCATCCACGCCGATCTGATGGCGAAAGCCGAAGCCGGGCGCCAGGCCGCGCTCGCGGAGCCCGCCGAATGAGCGATTATCTCACCCGCTACCACACCGAACGCCAGCGCCTGATCGAGGGCGGCGCCTACGATCCCGAGAGCGAGCGCGACGCCTGCGGCGTCGGGCTGGTCGCCGACGTCGAGGGCCGGGCGCGGCGCGAAACCGTCCAGCTCGCCATCGACGCGCTGAAGGCCGTCTGGCATCGCGGGGCGGTGGACGCGGACGGGCGCACCGGCGACGGGGCGGGGCTCAGGGTCGGCATCCCCAAGGCGTTCTTCGAAGCCCAGGTCGAGCGCACCGGCCACGCGCCCGAGGAGGGCACGCTGGGCGTGGGCATGGTCTTCCTGCCGCGCACCGATTTCGCCGCCCAGGAGCGCGGCCGCGCGATCGTGGAGACCGAGGTGCTGCGCGCGGGCATGCGGCTTTACGGCTGGCGGCAGGTGCCGATCGATCCCTCCTGCCTGGGCGACAAGGCTGCCGCGACCCGGCCCGCGATCGAGCAGATTCTGTTCTGCGACCCCAAGAAGCGCTCCTCGGACGCGCTGGAAAGGGCGCTCTATCTCACCCGCCGACGGATCGAATCCCGCGCCCGTGAAGACGCCGTGCCGAGCTTCTATGTCTGCTCTCTGAGCGCCCGGGACGTCGTCTACAAGGGCATGTTCCTGGCCGAGGCGATCGACGTTTTCTATCCCGACCTTCGCGACGAGCGCTTCGTGTCGCCGTTCGCGATGTTCCACCAGCGCTATTCCACCAACACCTTCCCCGAGTGGAAGCTGGCCCAGCCCTTCCGCATGCTCGCCCATAACGGCGAGATCAACACGCTCAAGGGCAATCGCAACTGGATGAAGAGCCATGAGATCCTCATGGCCTCCAAGGCCTTCCGGGACGCCGAGGACGCGGTCAAACCGGTGATCAGCCCCGGCGCGTCGGACTCTGCCGCGCTCGACGAGGTGTTCGAGATCCTCGTGCGCGCGGGCCGCTCCGCGCCCATGGCCAAGACCCTGCTCATCCCAGAAGCCTGGTCGAAACGCGCCGACATCATGCCGGCGGCCTGGCGCGGGCTTTACGAGTACTGCAACTCGGTGATGGAGCCCTGGGACGGGCCCGCCGCGGTGGTCGCCTGCGACGGGCGCTGGGCGATCGCGGGGCTCGATAGGAACGGGCTGAGGCCGCTGCGCTGGTCGCTGTCGGATGACGGGCTGCTGGCGGTCGGCTCGGAGACCGGCATGGCCGAGATCGACCCCGAGCGCGTGACCGAGCGCGGCGCGGTGCAGCCGGGCCGGATGATCGGCGTGGATCTTCAGGGCGGCGGCTTCCGGCGCGAGACCGAGATGCTCGATCTTCTGGCCGAGAAGCACCCCTATGAGAGCTGGCTGAAGAACGTCCGGGAGGTCGAGTCCGACATCGGTCCCGGTCCCGAAGACCCGATCTATGACGAGCCCGAACGCCTGCGCCGTCAGGCCGCGGCGGGACTGTCGCTCGAGGAGATCGAGCTCATCCTTTCGCCCATGGCCGAGAGCGGCAAGGAAGCGGTCGGCTCGATGGGCGACGACAGCCCGCTGGCGGTGCTGTCGAACCGCTACCGGCCGGTCTATCACTATTTCCGGCAGAACTTCTCCCAGGTCACCAACCCGCCCATCGACCCCTTGCGCGAAGGCCGGGTGATGAGCCTGAAGACCCGGTTCAAGAACCTGGGCAACATCCTGGCTGAGGACGAGACCCAGACCAACGTCTTCGTGCTGGAAAGCCCGGTCCTGACCAACGGCATGTACGACCGGCTGATCACGCTTCTGGGCGAGCGGGTGGCGTTCCTGGACGCGACCTTCCCCGCCGAGGAAGCGAAGGGTTCTGGCGGCGGGCTGATGCGCGCGCTCGACCGGTTGCGCACCGACGCGGCCGAGGCTGTGCGCTCGGGCGCCGAGCATCTGGTCCTCACCGACGAGGCGCAGGGGCCCGAGCGCTGCGCGGTGCCCATGGCGCTGGCGGTCGGCGCCGTGCACGCGCACCTGACCCGCAAAGGCCTGCGCACCTACACCTCGCTGAACGCACGCGCCGCGGACGTGACCGACGCGCACGGCCTCGCCGTTCTGATCGGGCTGGGGGCCACCACGGTGAACCCCTATATCGCGTTCGAGACGGTGGCGGCGCGCGCCAAGGGCGGTCTCAAGGGCCTCGATCCCGGAACCAAGGCGGCGAACATGCAGGCCGCCTTCGAGGCGGGCCTTCTGAAAATCATGTCCAAGATGGGCATCTCCGTCGTCAGCTCGTATCGCGGCGGGTGCAATTTCGAGGTGCTCGGCCTCTCCCGCGCCGTGGCGAGCGAGTATCTGGGCGGGGTCACCAGCCGGATCTCGGGCATCGGCCTGTCCGGGCTCGAACAGAAGCTCTCCGAGCTGCACGCCTGGGCGTGGAGTTCGCCCGACGCCGTCAGGCTGCCCATCGGCGGGTTCTACCGCCAGCGCGCCTCCGGCGAAGCCCATGCGGTGGAGGCCCGGTCCGTCGCCGCCCTGCAAAAGGCCGTGCGCGAGGAGAATTACGCCTCGTTTCAGGAGTATGTCCGCCTGCAATCGCGCGAAGAGACGCCGATCCAGCTGCGCGACCTTCTGGAGCCGCGCCCGCTGGGCCCGAAGATCGACGTCTCCAAATGCGAAAGCGTCAACGAGATCCGCCAGCGCTTCGTCACGCCGGGCATGAGTCTCGGCGCGCTGAGCCCTGAAGCGCACGGCGCGCTGAACGTTGCGATGAACCGGATCGGCGCGAAATCCGTCTCCGGCGAAGGCGGCGAGGACCGGGCGCGCTACAAGCCGCTGCCCTCGGGCGACAACATGAACTCCGCGGTCAAGCAGGTCGCTTCGGGCCGGTTCGGCGTGACCGCGGAGTATCTCAACCAGTGCCGCGAGATCGAGATCAAGGTCGCCCAGGGCGCCAAGCCCGGCGAGGGCGGCCAGCTGCCCGGCTTCAAGGTGACCGAGTTCATCGCCAAGCTGCGTCACGCCACGCCCGGCACCACGCTGATCAGCCCGCCGCCGCATCACGACATCTACTCGATCGAGGATCTCGCCCAGCTCATCTATGACCTGAAACAGATCAATCCCGACGCCCGGGTCTGCGTAAAGCTGGTCGCGGCAGAAGGCGTGGGCGCGGTGGCCGCGGGCGTGGCCAAGGCGCACGCCGACGTCATCCTCATCTCGGGCAATGTCGGAGGCACGGGCGCGAGCCCGCAAACCTCGATCAAGTTCGCCGGCGCGCCTCTGGAACTCGGCCTGTCCGAAGCCCATCAGGTGCTCTCACTGAACGGGCTGCGTGAGCGGGTGACGCTGCGCGCGGACGGGGGCATCCGCACCGGCCGGGACGTGGTGATCGCGGCCATGCTGGGCGCGGAGGAGTTCGGCATCGGCACGACGAGCCTCATCGCGCTGGGCTGCCTCATGGTCCGGCAATGCCATTCGAACACCTGTCCGGTGGGCGTGTGCACCCAGGACGACGATCTCAGGAAGCGCTTCACCGGGCTCGCCGACCATGTGGTGAACCTGATGACTTTCATCGCCCGCGACACCCGGGAAATCCTCGCCAAGCTCGGCGCGTCGAGCCTCGAGGAGATCATCGGGCGGGCCGATCTGCTCGATCAAGTCAGCCGCGGCGCGTCCCATCTCGACGATCTCGACCTCAACCCGCTTCTGGTCCGTGTCGACCCGCAGGCGCGTCCGCCGCGCTCCACCCGCAAGCAGCGCAACGCCGTCGCGCCGAGCCTGGACGAGCAGATCCTCAAGGACGCCTCGGCGGTGTTCACCCGGCGCGAGAAGATGCAGCTGGTCTATGACGTCAGGAACGTCGACCGGGCGGTGGGCACGCGCACCAGTTCCGAGATCGTCCGCCAGTTCGGCGCGGACGGGCTCGAGGAAGGCCAGCTCACCCTGCGCCTTCGCGGCAGCGCGGGCCAGTCGCTCGGCGCGTTCGCCGCGCGCGGGCTCAGGATCGAGCTCGAGGGCGACGCCAACGACTATGTGGGCAAGGGGCTCTCTGGCGCGACGATCGCGATCCGTCCCTTCGGCGGCTGCAAGCGCCATGCGCCGGGCGACGTGATCATCGGCAACACCGTGCTCTACGGCGCGACCTCGGGCCGGCTCTTCGCCGCGGGCGGGGCGGGCCAGCGCTTCGCGGTCCGAAACTCCGGCGCGGACGTCGTGGTCGAGGGCTGCGGGGCGAACGGGTGCGAGTACATGACCGGCGGAACGGCGGTGATCCTGGGCAAGGTCGGCGACAATTTCGCAGCCGGCATGACCGGCGGCGAAGCCTTCGTGCTCGACGAGGACGGACGGCTCGAACCCCGGCTCAACACCGACAGCGTGTTCGTCACCGAGGTGAGCGGGGAGGCCGAAGCCCGGCTTCTGGCGATGATCGAATCCCACCGCGAAGCCACCGGCAGCCTTCACGCCGCGGCGATCCTCAACGACTGGGACCGCCGCAAGGCGCAGTTCCGCCATGTCGTCCCGTTCGAGCCTGCGAAGATCGAAGCGGGCGGGCAGAAACGGGCCTGACGGTTCAGCGCCCGAATCATCCTGATCGCGCTAAGCTCGCCCCATGACCCGTCGCAGCGTCACCCTGTCCGGCCAGCAGGTCGATTTCACCGTCGCGCGGTCGAGGCGCCGGCGCACGATCGGGCTGAAGGTCGCCGAGGAGGGGCTGGTCATCACGCTGCCCTCCTCGCTCGGCCTGCACCACGCCGAGCGGGCCGTTCGCGAGAAGGAAGCCTGGGTGCTCGACAGGCTGGAGCGGGCCAGGGCGCGCGCCCGGCCGAAGCTTCAGGGTCTGGACGGCGAGGAGATCGGCTGGCTTGGCGGCACGCTCACCCTGTGCGTGACCACGCACGACCGGGCGCGCACGATCGTCGAGCGCGGACCGGATCGGCTGGAAGTCCGCGTCGATGCGCGCCTCGACGACGCGATGACGGCGGCCACGGTGATCCGCGCGCTGCAGCGCTGGAGAAAAGACGAGGCGCTCAAGCTGATGACCCCGAAGGTCGAGCGCTACGCTGAGGCGCTGGGCGCGAAACGCCCCAGGGTCATGGTGCGCGAGCAGGAGAGCCGCTGGGGCAGCTGCGCGTCGGACGGCTCGATCCGCATGAACGCCAGGCTCGTTCATTTCGACGAAGCGCTGATCGATTATGTCTGCGCGCACGAGGCCTGCCATCTTCTGGTGATGGACCACTCGCCGCGCTTTCATGCGCTGATGGACAAGCTCATGCCCGACTGCAAGCGCCGCCGCCGGGCCCTGCGCGACGCCGTCGCGCCGGGCGTAGCCTTCTAGCGCGCTCCCACTCATGAATTCCCGGCCGGACCCCGGACCTGATCCGGGGGAGGGCCGGGACCTTCCTCAGAACGAGGCGCTTGCTTCTGAAAGAGGTCCCGTACTCGCGGCCTTCGAGCGAGAGATCAGGTTCAGACGAACAAAAAAATCCCGGCGCGCCGGAGGCGGCCGGGATTTTCCTCAAGCCTTGAGAGGCTGAACGCCTAGCGGACCTCGACCGGTTCGCCGTCGGCGGTCACGCGGGTCTCGATGATCTCGGCGGCTTCTGCGAAGGCGGTCTCAGTGTCCTTCGCGCCGAAGAACACGGCCTGGCCTTCGCTGAGCACCGGACCGTAAAGCAGGGTGCCGTCCGCGTCGTCCTCGGTGGTGAAGGCGTCGGCCAGCATGATCTCGTTCCACGCCTCGCGCACGTCCGCCCAGAAGTCCGCCGTCGCGGTCCAGTAGGCTTCCGCCGCGTCGTCACCGGCGAGATCGGTGCGGGTGTAGGTGTTGATGCCGTGCTCGCGGACGATCTCGCGCGGGGTGTCTTCACGCAGCACGACCTTCGCGTTGTCCTGCTCGTGGGTCCAGCCCCAGCTCAGGATGGTGTGGCGGTTCACCGCCTCGATCGCGTCGTAGTCGTCACGCACGGTGGCGTCGCGGCGCGGCAGCGGGCGGTAGGTCGCTTCAGGTTCCCAGGTCGAGGCGCCCGGCGCGTGCTCCCACCGGGCGATGCCGGCGTAGCGCGGGGAATCGTCGACCTGATAGACGGTCTGCGCCCAGGCGCCGGCCGCGTCCTCGGCGCTCACCGGGTCCATCGTCCAGCGATTGAAGCCCTGATAGGCCATCAGACGGCTCGGCTCGTAGGCCCAGTCCTGGCGCCAGTGCTTGATCACCATCGGCTCGTCTTCAGGGCCGACCAGCAGAAGATGCTGCAGCGAGATGAAGTCGCCTTCGTCCGCGATCACGTAGACCACTTCGCGCGCGGGGGTGACCTTGGGCTCCTTCAGCTCATAGCCCGCCTCGATCGGCAGGTATTCGGTGAAGTCGAAGGTCACGGCGTATTCGCCGGCCATGGCCAGGATCGCCTGACGGTCGGCTTCGAACTGCGCCGGATCGACGGGCGCGGCCGGGGCGGCGGCCGCAGCCGGCGCAGCGGCGGTCTGGGTCGAACTGGTCGTGGCGCAGGCGCCGAGCGCGAGTGCGGCGGCGCTGACGGCGATGAGCTTTGAAACGGTGGTCATCGGTTCTGGTCCCTTGCGGCGCGAATGCGCCGGCGTCTTCTGTCCTGGTTTCCCCGGGCCGGGCCGCCGGTTGCGGCGCGGCCGATCATGGCGATGTGATATTGCGAACGATTCCGACTTGCAATCGCAAAACTGAGCGTTCTATACGTCGCGCAAACGCGAACCATTTGCAAGAGGGAGTTCCGGGACGTGTCGTCGCAGGGAAACTTTGGAAGCCGAATGAAATCCGCGCTCGTCATGAGCGCGAGCCTCGCCGCGCTCGCCGCAGCGCCGGCCTTCGCCAAAACCGCCGTTGACGCTGCGGCGGCGGACACCGAGACGAGCGATGTCATCGTGGTGACCGCCACCAGGACCGCGCTGTCGAATTTCGACTATCCGGGCCTGACCAGCGCCATCGTGCTGGAAAATCTCGAACAGGAGCGGCCGACCGATCTGGCCGGCCTGCTCGAGGACGTACCCGGCCTCGAAGTCGCCGGCGGTCCGCGCCGCACCGGCCAGACGCTCAACCTGCGCGGCTTCGGGCGTGAGAGCGTGACGCTTCTGGTCGACGGCGCGCGTCAGAACTTCGCCTCCGCCCATGACGGCGTGCTTTTCCTCGATCCTTCGCTTCTGGGCCGGGTGGAGACGGTGCGCGGCTCGGCCGGCGCGCTTTACGGCTCCGGCGCGGCGGGCGGCGTGATCGCGTTCGAGACGCTGGAAGCCGACGATCTTCTGCGCGAGGACGAGACCTTCGGTGCGCGCGCCTCTCTGGGCTATCGCTCAGTCAACGAGGAAACCCGCGGCTCCGGCGCGGTGTTCGGCGAAGCCGGCGCGTTCGAGGGGATCGCCGCGCTTTCGGTGCGCCGCTCGGGCGACATCGCGCTGGGTTCGGGCACGGATCTGCCGTCCGAAGACGAGGTCGTGTCCGGACTGCTCGCCGGCGAGTGGGACGTCACCGACGCGCTTGAGATCGAGGCGGGCTGGCTCAGCTTCCGCAACGAGGCGCGCGAGCCCAATAACGGGCAGGGCAATGAGACGGTCGGCGGGCTCAACCCGCTGGTCGACAAGGACGTGATCTATGACAGCCTGCGCCTGACCGCCGCCTTCGATCCCGACAGCGCGCTCGTCGATTTGCAGGCCACGGTCTATCGCAATGTCGGCGAGGTCGACGAGGTCGATCCGGCCATCAACCGCTTCATCGAACGCGATCTGGAGACCGACGGGATCCGGCTCGAGAACCGGGCGGTGTTCGCGCTGTTCGGCAACGAAGCGGCGCTGGTCTCCGGCGCGGAATGGTATCGCGACGAGCAGATCGGGTTCGACTCCGCCACCATCGACAACCGCCGCGGCGGCGTGCCTTCGGGCGAGACCGAGTTCACCGGCGCCTGGCTGCAGCTCGAAACCCGTTTCGATCTCGGCGAGGCCGGCGAACTGATCGTCCTGCCCGGCGTGCGCTTCGACAGCTTCGAGACGAGTTCGGACGTCGCGGCGTCGAACTCCGACGACGCGGTCAGCCCGCGCATCGCGGCGACCTGGGCGCTCGATGACGGGGTGCGCCTGTTCGCCAGCTGGTCGGAGGCCTTCCGTGCGCCCTCGCTCAACGAGCTCTACATCACCGACACGCACTTCTCTCTGCCGCACCCGGTGCTGGGCCCGCCCACCTTCATCACCAACGAATTCATCGCCAACCCCGACCTGCGGCCTGAACACACCGAGACGTTCGAGATCGGCGCCGGCTTCATCGAGGAGGGCGTGTTCGCCGCCGACGACCGGTTCGAGATCAAGGGCGCGTACTTCAACACGACGGCTGAAGATCTCATCGATCTCGGCGTGAACTTCGCCTTGTCGCCGACCTGCTTCGCGCCGCCCTTCTTCTCGCCGTGTTCGGCGGGGACGAGCTTCTCGACCAACCGCGCGGAAGCCACGCTGGAAGGCTTCGAGATCGCGGCGGCCTACACCTACGGCCCCCTGCGGCTCGACGCGGCTCTCTTCGAGGTCGACGGCGAGGACGAAGCCACCGGCGATCCGCTCGGCGCGCTGCAGCCGCGCATGGGCCATGTCCGGGCTCGCTATGAGGTCAATCCGCAGCTTACGCTCGGCGGACGGCTCGGCTTTGCGAGCGAATTCAACAAGACCACCGATCCGGCGGCGGAACGCGACGGCTACGCCGTGCTCGACCTCTATGCGGGGTGGAAGCCCTTCACCAGCGAGCGCGTCCGCATCGATGTCGGCGTGGATAACGTGCTCGACGAGGACTATGAGCGCGTCTTCGCCGGCGTGTCCGAGCCGGGCCGGTCGTTCCGCATCGACCTGACTTGGACGGGCGGCTGGTAGGGTCCGCCGCCGCTGAAACAAAAGCCCCTCCCGCGGCCTGCGGGAGGGGCTTTTTTCTTCGGGCCTGAAGCGCCGGCTTAAGCCGCGCCGACCGCGCCGTGGCAGTGCTTGTATTTCTTGCCCGACCCGCAGGGGCAGGGGGCGTTGCGCTGCACCCGGCCCCAGGTTTCCGGATTGCTCGGATCGATCGCCGCCGAGGCGGTGCGAGTGGCCAGCGGGCTGGGCGGGCGCTCGGACGCGCCGGCTTCGGGATCGTCGCCCATCTCGTTGCGGCCGGTGACCGGATCGGCGTGCCGGGCCTGCATGTTCTCGGGCAGTTTCGGTGCAGGCGCGGGCTGGGCCGGCGCAAGGCGCATGTTGAACAATACGCGCGTGGTCTCGAAGCGCAGCTCGTCGAGCAGGCGCTCGAAAAGCTCGAAGGCTTCGGTCTTGAATTCGTTGAGCGGGTCGCGCTGGGCGTAGCCGCGCAGGCCCACCACGCTGCGCAGCGCGTCGAGCTGCTGCAGGTGTTCGCGCCAGTTCTGGTCGATGGTCTGCAGCAGGATCTGCTTCTCGATCCGGCGCATCAGCTCGGGGCCGATATCGGCGACCTTCTCGGCGTAGGCCTCGTCGGCGGCCTTGATCAGGCGCTCCTTGATCTCCTCGTCGGCGATGCCTTCCTCGGCCGCCCAGTCCTTGATTGGCAGATCAAGGCCGAAATGCTTCTTCACGTCCTCGTCCAGGCCTTCGACGTCCCACTGGTCGGCGTAGGCCTTGGGCGGGATATGCCGGGTGACCAGATCGTCGGCGGCCTGAGCGCGCATGTCGGCGACCACGTCGGAGACGTCCTGGGCGGTCATGAACTCGATGCGCTGCTCGAAGATCGCCTTGCGCTGGTCGTTCATGACGTCGTCGTATTTCAGGATGTTCTTCCTGATGTCGAAATTGCGCGCCTCGACCTTCTTCTGGCTGGTCTCCACCGCCTTGGTCATCCAGGGGTGCTGGATCGCCTCGCCGGGCTTCATGCCGAGGGTCCGCATGATCGTGTCCAGGCGCTCGGGCGCGAAGATGCGCAGAAGATCGTCCTCGACCGACAGGAAGAAGGCCGACCGGCCCGGGTCGCCCTGACGGCCAGAACGGCCGCGCAGCTGGTTGTCGATCCGGCGGCTTTCATGGCGCTCGGTGCCGATCACGAAGAGCCCGCCGGCGGCAAGCGCCTCTTCCTTCTTGGTCTTCACGTCCGCGGCGATCTTC carries:
- a CDS encoding DUF6607 family protein; translated protein: MTTVSKLIAVSAAALALGACATTSSTQTAAAPAAAAAPAAPVDPAQFEADRQAILAMAGEYAVTFDFTEYLPIEAGYELKEPKVTPAREVVYVIADEGDFISLQHLLLVGPEDEPMVIKHWRQDWAYEPSRLMAYQGFNRWTMDPVSAEDAAGAWAQTVYQVDDSPRYAGIARWEHAPGASTWEPEATYRPLPRRDATVRDDYDAIEAVNRHTILSWGWTHEQDNAKVVLREDTPREIVREHGINTYTRTDLAGDDAAEAYWTATADFWADVREAWNEIMLADAFTTEDDADGTLLYGPVLSEGQAVFFGAKDTETAFAEAAEIIETRVTADGEPVEVR
- a CDS encoding TonB-dependent receptor, whose amino-acid sequence is MKSALVMSASLAALAAAPAFAKTAVDAAAADTETSDVIVVTATRTALSNFDYPGLTSAIVLENLEQERPTDLAGLLEDVPGLEVAGGPRRTGQTLNLRGFGRESVTLLVDGARQNFASAHDGVLFLDPSLLGRVETVRGSAGALYGSGAAGGVIAFETLEADDLLREDETFGARASLGYRSVNEETRGSGAVFGEAGAFEGIAALSVRRSGDIALGSGTDLPSEDEVVSGLLAGEWDVTDALEIEAGWLSFRNEAREPNNGQGNETVGGLNPLVDKDVIYDSLRLTAAFDPDSALVDLQATVYRNVGEVDEVDPAINRFIERDLETDGIRLENRAVFALFGNEAALVSGAEWYRDEQIGFDSATIDNRRGGVPSGETEFTGAWLQLETRFDLGEAGELIVLPGVRFDSFETSSDVAASNSDDAVSPRIAATWALDDGVRLFASWSEAFRAPSLNELYITDTHFSLPHPVLGPPTFITNEFIANPDLRPEHTETFEIGAGFIEEGVFAADDRFEIKGAYFNTTAEDLIDLGVNFALSPTCFAPPFFSPCSAGTSFSTNRAEATLEGFEIAAAYTYGPLRLDAALFEVDGEDEATGDPLGALQPRMGHVRARYEVNPQLTLGGRLGFASEFNKTTDPAAERDGYAVLDLYAGWKPFTSERVRIDVGVDNVLDEDYERVFAGVSEPGRSFRIDLTWTGGW